From Leishmania infantum JPCM5 genome chromosome 21:
GCAAGGTCCGCAACCGGCCGATGGTGAACAAGACCTTCCAAACGCGCGCGAACCTGCTGGAGCAGAATATGATGCTGAAGCAGGAGAACGAGAAGCTGAAGGTGCAGATGGAGATGTGGGTGAGGAGCCTGCAGAGCGGCAACCTGCACGCCTCCGTGACGGACATGGTGGCCTTGTTGCCTGTCCTGGGAGGCGGCACGGCGGAGGCTGGCGACCATCTgctgccgtcaccgccgctgccgatggcgCAGGCTGTCGAAACCGAGCAGCGTCGTGCCGCCGATGTACCGCTGGCCGCAGCCGGGCGCAACGAGGCCTTCCTGaccgccatcagcagcgggctgacagcgccgctgctaATATCGTCCCACCGCAAGTACACGAGCGTGGCGGGGATCGGGGGCTCGTGCATTGagggcggcgctgtgcgcgtCTCGGCACTGGTgaaggaggcgatggagTTCCCGCTGAGTCATGTGTTGCATCCGCTGCCGACTATGGCGGCCGGTGACACCTCGTACACCACCGACGAGGACAGCCATGGCGCCCAGAAGCGTCACACCACCATCCTAATGGATGCAGACGCGAGCTCGCTGGGGCGCGCGAGTGGTGAGGCCGCGCAACGGCCGGACGCCGCAGGGGAGgctgcagcgatggcggGGGAGGTGATGGGCCTGGGGTCGCTGGTGTTGGAGCGCGTGGCTCAGCGCTCATGCGAGCAGCGGTACTATGTCCACTTCAAGCCACCCACCACTGCTGAGGGCCTCTCGCGCCTCATCGACGTCCAGGTCAATGGCAAGAGCATCGGGGCGAAGGGTCGGCGTGAACTGCACCACGGCGACGTAGTCTGCGCCTACCTCGAGGACGCGGCgaagatggaggcggcggcggcggagacggcggccAGCGCCTGTCTGCACACCCAAAGTCTCATTTCTTTCCACTACGTCGACCTCAACGCGCTCTCGCGTGGCGCGAACGCGTCCATGACCGGCATGAGCAGTGCCACGCTTGGCCAAATCGCGGTCTCGGTCGACCTTCCGGCGGACATGGAGAACCTCACCTTGGATGGCATCAAGCAGTTGCAACGCGACAACGCAAAGCTGCTGGACATGGTACGCCAGCAGGCAGAGACGATCGACTACCAGTGCGCCCACGCCAGCACGCCGATGATGCAGGTGGAGGACCTGCTGGGGGGCATCTCGCCGGCCGGCAGCCCTGGCTCCGGGTCGCCGAACCCGCGCTCGCTGGAGCCGAGCATCTCAgcattgccgccgccggagacACACAAGGTGGCCGTTGCCCTCGAAGCCTTCCGCCGCGTGTCTGTCTCCCCGTCTATCCGCGGTGGGTCCGTCATGCCAGCTGACCTGGAGGcggacgagctgctgcatcgcgcGGCAACGCAGAGCGAGTCGAAACAGCGCCTCGACAACGCTGTTCGCGAGAACCAGAAGCTGCATCGCACCGTCGTGTCGCGCAACGCCACTCTGGACGCGCTGGCGCGACGCCttgccgagctggaggctgGCGGGCCGCTCAACTCGCTGACCAGCCCATCGCCGTCCTCTTCATtggcgtcttcgtcgtcgaaCACCAGTCTTTCGGCTGATAGGGGTTACAATGGCGAGACGCTGGCCGGCAGGCGCGCTGATAGCGTCGAGGACGACACAGATGTGTCGAGGCGCACAAGGGGAGACCGTGGAAGCCTCACATGCGTGTCCTCGCCTTCACAGATGCGCGCCGTCTCTGCGCAGCGTCGGGGCGAGGAAATCGTCGAGGCCGACTATGATGACGAGCCCCGTCCGGAGCCCATCGGAGACGGCCAGAGGCGCATCGTGTATGAGAACGCTGAGGGCGCACGTGAGCGCTAtcaggcggtggtgcgggaGCGAGAGCAGTTTGATCGCATCCTCGAGCTGGAGGCTCTCATCggtgagctgcgcgagcgaATCAGCGAGCTGGAGAGCCGCTTGCGCTTTTCCAAGGACGAgacgctggagcagcagatgTTCCGcgagcaggccgaggcggaacgtgacgcgctgctcgaggagctggcgAACACGCGTTGTGAGAactcggcgctgcgccgcgagaACGCCAGCCTCGAAGGCTTTCTTGCCAGGGATGAGCAGGCGCTCGCGGACGCCGCGCGCCTCGCAGACGAagagctggagcggcagaCCGCCGTGCTGGCCGACCGTATCAAAGCGCTCAAGGCGCTCTCCCGCATGTGGAAGCAGCGCACCATGAAGTACATCGCGATGGGCTAtggtgccggcagcgacgacaagcacaccggcagcgctggGGCCGCGCACCTTGAAGCCATTCCATGGGACGACCTGCGCGCCGCAGAGACGGCTGCCATAGCGAAGCGGCGCCTTGGTAGGGGTGACGCGGACGCCTGTCCGGTTGATGTGGCGCAGGCCATCGACGACTTTGAGAAGTCCACGACTGAGGAcaacgtgcgcgcgctcgagTACGCGTTGCTCAACTTTGAGCAGGAAAaccagcggctgctggacGAGATCCGGCGCATccaggcggagctggacgGGTACAAGGGCCTCATTGGGCGCCTCcgggcggagaaggcggagacggagaagacCCTGGCGGACGCGACGGACTccaccgaggaggagcgccgccgcatgcAGCAACTTCTGCGCAACACCAacgcgcagctggaggaggcggaggaaaaTCTGAAGCGGACGCAGGTTCGCCTGGATGACGCGATGGAGATGTGCGAGAGCAATAAGCGCAAGGCCGTGAGGAACAATGAGTTACTGCTGTCTCAGCAGAAGCGTACTAtcgagcagctggaggcggagctgtgTCGCCTGCGTCGCGACCATGCGGCCAAGGACGAGGAACTCACGAACCTGACGCGGTACATGCAGGACCGTGATgcgctcggcggcgacggcgtggcgaAGAGCTGCGAGCTGCGCTCTCGCATCGAGGAGCTGGTCAGCGACTCGATGGAGGAGTACGAGGCGCCGAACGGGTACTCGGTGTTCCCTGCGGGCTTTGAGTTCTCGAACGAGATGGTGTCACTCATCCGCATTTGCCTCCGTATCTTGCTTGACCGGCTCAAGATGGAGCTGTACGTGCTCAACGCGCAGAGCGTGCACAAATTCCAGCTCCTGATCCACGCTGTGAAGGCGCGCACGGAGGCGCACTTTCACACCTTCAtgcaccagctgcgcgacgccgtctcGCAGATGTCAGGGCGCACGTTGCGGCCTGGCAGCAAGTGGGGCCTGTCCGAGTCGGACGTCCTCTCAACCCTCGTtgatcaccgccgccgccaggtGGGCGACGCGCTGAGCGGTTTGCTAATCTGGTATGACCACTGGGACAACGCCCCAAAGACAGAGCATGTCGCCTACATGGAGCTGATCCGCAACGCCGACCGCATCATGCAGATGGCCCGCATTGTGCGCCGCGAGAGCTTCCTGAACACGAATGCGACGTCCACTTCGCTGATGCCGATCCCCGGCAAGAGCGGCACAAGTGACACCTCGCTCCTCCCAGAGTCGTCGCGCCGCAATGATAAGACTGTAAAGGGGAGCTGCAAGattctctctcgccttgCGTCGTCCACCCGACAGAGCAACCTGGCACGCGCCGTGAATCAGTTCTCCGCGACGCCTTCGCGAGCCACGATCGCCGTCCGCGAggacgtcgtcggcgccacgccgtgcCCGGTGGAGCAGGGCGCGACCCCGttcagccgcagcgcaacggtagcggcgctggcacTCTCGCAAAGCATGATCCCCTTTAGCAGAACAGCCACTGGAACGCACACTAGCGGGCACCAGCCGCCATCAGCTGCGAACCTGGAGAGCTGCTCGCTCTTCAGCCGTTGTCCCTCTGGGCTTCCGCGGGTGTccgccacgacggcgacggctaCCGGCCTCTCGCCTCGGCCGAACCCGTCAACGGTCACACCTATGCGACCCATAAAGCAGGCCACGAGCGTCGGTGCCGCGAcgcctgcggctgcgctggcaACTGGTGCGTCACCCGCCGCTCtgacagcagccgcgcgcgccaACTACTCGCGCATGGCCTCCGCGGGCGTGCTGCCGGTGTTGGAGGCGGATGTGGCTTACGTGGCGAACACCGACGTTGCCGAGGCTGTGTCTATCAGCACCTATAACTTCTCCCGTCGCATGAGCTCGGCGGCGGGGGTCGGTgaaggcgccgcagccgacaAGGGCGAGCCAGTGCGTCGACCGAACCGCCTCTTCTCCCGATGCCAGACGGCGATCCCCCAAACGCGGGACtccatgcagcagcagcagcgcgcactgCGCCGCCAGAACTCTGCAACGCTGGCTTCGTCCAAGacccacagcagcgctggtgcgACTTGTACGCGCAGGCAGGTGAGCCGTGCAAAGGCAACAGAGGCGTTTGCGAGGTCGAAGACATACTACACAGTGCCGAAGTCGACCGCAACGCTGAGCCGACCAAGCCGCCGCAGATCTGGCGTTCGGGTCAGCACCAACAGTAGCACTCGTAGCACCGGCAGCCTCGGCGGGGGTTCGCCGCATGCGCGGCCATCCTCGTCGCAGCACAATGCGACGCGACTCTCTGCCTTCTACAGCGTTCCCCCAgcggagcaggcgcgcggATCGGGCAAGGGACGTGCGAGCATGCTGAGCAGCAACGCTACCACGAAGCCGTCTGCGGCAGAGATCTCGTTCTGCAACCTGGACGTCATGAAGTCGTTGAGGGAACGAAGCACGAGCGACGTGAACCGCCAGGTGCCAACGGGCAACAAGCCCAGCTCGATTTCGAATAGGGTAGATCTCACGAATATCAGTAGCGTGCACCCGAGGAAGGGCATGGCGCAGCCAGTGCCATCGTCGACCGGTGCACGCGTGAGCGCTGGCCACGACACCACTTTGGTGAGCACCACTCCGGTGGTGCCGAGGCTCGATTTTGGGGCCCTGGAAGGAAAGCGCTGAGGGCACTCGCGGAGAGTGGCGGCTCGATTattctttttgtttttcctttgtgCGTgcccgcgtgcgcgtctgtggCTCAGTGGGGCGTGTCTTCCAGAagaggtgtgcgtgtaggggggagggagggggagagagagcgagtggCGCGTGGCACGTGGTGCTGTGATCGgaagagaagcacacacacacacacacacacgcacatgcacacacacactaaaACAAGCGATAACCTACGGACGGGCCATCGTttgccgccaccgttgcGAGTACGACGACCTCCTGCTTCCTCGCCTCAGCTATTATCCAgctttccttctccctctccattTGAGGACACCaagcacgtgtgcgcgtgtgtgccaggCGAGAGGGAGATTTTGAGGCGGGGACAACAGATACAGAgtcacgcgcacacacgcggtgGGTCGTTTTGTTTGGTTTCGTgctttttcccttttcctgTACCCACTCACGCTGTCATGAGCACACCGTCCATCACATATTTGTTTGtatatgtgcgtgtatatatatatatatttcgCCGCTTTACTTCTTGTTCGGTGCGTTGTTGTCGGGGTCTGCGTCATTTTCCTTTGGTACGCCACATCCCCCGGTCCACCTCCAATGCTTTCATGAGCcactcttctccccctcctttccctcctccacgcacacacgcacgcacacatcgaCAGGATAACAGCAGATAtatatgtgcatgtgtgtgtgtgtgtgcgtgcgtgtgcgggccTCTACTTCTTTTCATTTGTTGTTTTGTGGTGTGGCATTGCTTACCGTTTCGTTGTACCTTTATGTTAGAGTCCATCGATAAAAACGCATGTACATGTATATACATGCATGCCTGTAtggggtgtgcgtgcgcgtatgcTCTTGTGCGCTTTTGCTGtacctttttctttttctttgccctcccccctttttcttctctcgcttcATGATtggcgcatacacacatatatatatatgtgtgtgtgtgtgtgtgcgtgtgtgtgcgtgtgtgtgtgtgtatgcgtatggGCGTGCAGGCACTTCCACCCTTGCTCATGTGTCTTTCATTCCTCTCCTCGAGCGCTtttccgcctctcctccaccaccttcaCTACTCGCCCTCGCGGCTGTTTCGGTGGCATGCTGGTGCTTGAGCACTGTTCTCACTCAAGATTCGCAAGCACGGACGCCAAACCCCTTCTCTGTATTAGATCTTCGCTTCGCACGCTTTCGCTTGGCCTTCTTCCGTTTTCACTTGTTAGTGCCTTTTCGAGTGTGTGAGCTGGCCCGAACAGGCAGAGCGCTTTAGAATAGGAAAGGGTACTTGCAACCACTCTCCCGGCGTCTGcgagtctctctctccttgtccTTCGTCGGGCACGCTAGAtgttctctctgtgtctaTCTTCTTCCTTTATCTACAtgtacgcgtgcgtgtgcgtgtgcgtgtctgtttCGTGCGAGCCGTCACCATCATCACCGCCCACGCCCTCCATTGTGCGCTCTCCGCCGCGCGCATTTtcctttgttgttttctCATTCATTCCCGTATTATTATTTTTGTTGTCGTGTacgctgcacacgcacacgctcttGTTTCCAGTCCTCGAATCACTAAACGTCTGAAGCATGATCGGAGGAACCGAAGAAGCCACACCTACACGGGAGAgtgagggggtggaggaggaggaagaggtcctcttcccccctcaTCCCACAGACACACTACCACACAGGGCACGAGGATacgcggaaaaaaaaacgatgaagagcagagaggcagagatgcACGAGGGGTACATGCGTATGGAGGGAGCGATTGAGAGACGGCACCGTCCTCATGTTTTGCtgctcgcttctctcttgcaCCCGTCTCTTCGATTTCCCCTCCattcccctctccctctcgtgccgctgcgttTTGGATGGTCAGAGTAGTGTGCTCGATATGCACATCTCTCTGCTTGTGTgcctgcctgcgtgtgcttcGAGAAGAGGATTGTACGCCAAATCCTCCCCTGTGCCGGCGCGCTGTCATGCAGCTCCTTCCTGTGACATGTGCACATCAGCGTATAATTCATGGCGCTAtccgtctctccctctctctccctggCGGATACCTCCCGACGCGTCTTCTTCATGTCCTCTTctcgcgcttctctctcgctgctcaTGCCTCGTTCATCGCACCATCATCGCAATACGTTGCcacgcgtgcatgcatgtaCGCACTAAAACCTTTCCGATTCTGttgcccttcttttttttttgcctttcgGCACCCTTACACTCCCCTTTTtcccgcgcgtgtgtgcgcacgtctTTAACGCTGTCCCCCCTTTCTTTTGCTCAGTTGGACGTGCGTTACAACCCCCTCGTCCCCCTTTTCGCTCTCTCAGGAAGATGGTGAAGGTCAAGAGCCTCTGCACCCTGCAAATCCCGGAGGGTGTGACCGTCGATGTGAAGGGCCGCAAGGTCACCGTCACGGGTAAACGCGGCACCCTCACGAAGGACCTGacgcacctgcagctggACTTGCGCGTGGACAAAAAGAATCGCACCTTCACGGTGATTCGCTGGTTCGGCTCCAAGATCCCGATCGCGTGCCTGAACACCACCAAGGCGCACGTGCAGAACATGATCACTGGCGTGACGAAGGGCTACCGCTTCaaggtgcgctgcgcctACGCTCACTTTCCGATCAACGTCTCCGTGGATGGCCAGAACATCGAGGTCCGCAACTTCCTTGGTgagaagcgcgtgcgccgccagctgGTGCCCAGCAGCGTGAAGGTCAGCCAGACCGACCCGTCCAAGGTCAAGGATGAGATCATCTTCGACGGCAACGATCTGGAGCAGGTGTCCcgcgaggccgccgtgctgcaccAGATGTGCCTGGTCAAGAAGAAGGATATCCGTAAGTTCCTTGACGGTATCTACGTCCAGACCAAGACCAACATTGAGGGTATGGAATAGGAAGAGCGagtgagcgcgtgcgtgccggtgcgtctctctctctctgtcgctgcaTGCACACGCCTTCGCGCGTGTGGGATGCCTCATGGGAGCGAATTGTGTTTGTGCGAGTGCGGAATTGGCACTGAGAGCGGAAGGGCGATGCcgtctgtgtatgtgtgcgtgtgatgtGAGTCAGGTGGAGCTGAAGAGGACGAAAAGGCAGGGGAGTGCTGGGAGTGGTGGCGAGAACAAGACATGGGGGTTGGGGTGGGTGTCTTTCCACCCTCAGCCCATCGTTTTCTCTCGCCTCAAGCATCTCCTACCGTTCAGGTCCTCCCACCTTCTCCAGAGGAGCCcacacaggcagacacacgcacacacacacagatacactGAAGCCCCctctgctgttgctgctgctgctgctctgcctccCCACACCTGACAGCCAACGATGCAgacggaagaaaaaaaagacgtcctgtctctctctctcgcacttATTCCTCTCTTCGCTTTTTCTTTGGGGTTTCGGAGATGGCGCTCATGTGTGCGGGTGCCCCCGtctgcatgtgcgtgtgcgtgtgtgcccagccatctctgcgcgcgcacatgtgGACGGCGCACTGAAAAGGGAGACCATCTGCTCAGTACGCCGTTCCGtgttgttttcgttttttttttcgtttccaCCACGACCACAAAACCGACGATCAAGGACGGCGGCTCTCTTCTCtgagggcgacggcggcggcttttGCCTCCGTCGTTGAGGGAAAGGACATACAGGACGCCTGCATCGCCGTCTTGGGTGACACGGGTGACGTGACACCAGTGGTCCGTGCGGACGGTCTCCTTCACTGAAGTATACACATATGGGTGCAGGGGGCGCGTGGCACCGGCTGTACTCGCCGGACATAGggacaaaacaaaaagcgtGCATACGTGTTAACCTGTGTTCCCGTCGGCCGGCTCTCctaccttctctctccctttctttcttctccccctttttcgcGCTTGCGAACCCGTCCATCGTTGTTGCCACACGTCTGCGACGTGCGCGTCTTCCTCCACCGCACACGtcacgcacaaacacacgtaTTCCTGCGCTTCTTGCGA
This genomic window contains:
- a CDS encoding putative 60S ribosomal protein L9 translates to MVKVKSLCTLQIPEGVTVDVKGRKVTVTGKRGTLTKDLTHLQLDLRVDKKNRTFTVIRWFGSKIPIACLNTTKAHVQNMITGVTKGYRFKVRCAYAHFPINVSVDGQNIEVRNFLGEKRVRRQLVPSSVKVSQTDPSKVKDEIIFDGNDLEQVSREAAVLHQMCLVKKKDIRKFLDGIYVQTKTNIEGME
- a CDS encoding putative kinesin; protein product: MGRGAAQEVYPDDGHIFVCVRIRNVPQNAACLTNNGGAATNTRSSTVARKSVLREAQRICVSVVENVVVMHDPTSIDDTATVAKDGNNVVQMLTDRANHAGAARNSRKTAGGGGAAAGASGISSRRTVGGARATTAGDARLVSTSTANYYECDYCIASMEESQLLQMPLIRTSDFLQPPPYGTQEEVYQRTAMHAVKAAIDGINSCVFAYGQTGSGKTYTLFGDTTNIRRDPGVVPRTLDDLFGRLEAVKQSYRSDKVTDYSYLVHLSFYEIYQNEVYCLFSRQGPLRVQFVRDLTGKRETMIIHDLQQQTVTSAEKAYPMIEMGLRRRQTAETGMNAHSSRSHAILQIRVAQYRTNRDARETVEHQATINLVDLAGSERQKTANTSGTNRAEGIQINQSLATLARVINDIASGARFVNYRDSLLTMVLKDNLGGNSKTFMIANISPIAFSYQESCATLTYAKDVRKVRNRPMVNKTFQTRANLLEQNMMLKQENEKLKVQMEMWVRSLQSGNLHASVTDMVALLPVLGGGTAEAGDHLLPSPPLPMAQAVETEQRRAADVPLAAAGRNEAFLTAISSGLTAPLLISSHRKYTSVAGIGGSCIEGGAVRVSALVKEAMEFPLSHVLHPLPTMAAGDTSYTTDEDSHGAQKRHTTILMDADASSLGRASGEAAQRPDAAGEAAAMAGEVMGLGSLVLERVAQRSCEQRYYVHFKPPTTAEGLSRLIDVQVNGKSIGAKGRRELHHGDVVCAYLEDAAKMEAAAAETAASACLHTQSLISFHYVDLNALSRGANASMTGMSSATLGQIAVSVDLPADMENLTLDGIKQLQRDNAKLLDMVRQQAETIDYQCAHASTPMMQVEDLLGGISPAGSPGSGSPNPRSLEPSISALPPPETHKVAVALEAFRRVSVSPSIRGGSVMPADLEADELLHRAATQSESKQRLDNAVRENQKLHRTVVSRNATLDALARRLAELEAGGPLNSLTSPSPSSSLASSSSNTSLSADRGYNGETLAGRRADSVEDDTDVSRRTRGDRGSLTCVSSPSQMRAVSAQRRGEEIVEADYDDEPRPEPIGDGQRRIVYENAEGARERYQAVVREREQFDRILELEALIGELRERISELESRLRFSKDETLEQQMFREQAEAERDALLEELANTRCENSALRRENASLEGFLARDEQALADAARLADEELERQTAVLADRIKALKALSRMWKQRTMKYIAMGYGAGSDDKHTGSAGAAHLEAIPWDDLRAAETAAIAKRRLGRGDADACPVDVAQAIDDFEKSTTEDNVRALEYALLNFEQENQRLLDEIRRIQAELDGYKGLIGRLRAEKAETEKTLADATDSTEEERRRMQQLLRNTNAQLEEAEENLKRTQVRLDDAMEMCESNKRKAVRNNELLLSQQKRTIEQLEAELCRLRRDHAAKDEELTNLTRYMQDRDALGGDGVAKSCELRSRIEELVSDSMEEYEAPNGYSVFPAGFEFSNEMVSLIRICLRILLDRLKMELYVLNAQSVHKFQLLIHAVKARTEAHFHTFMHQLRDAVSQMSGRTLRPGSKWGLSESDVLSTLVDHRRRQVGDALSGLLIWYDHWDNAPKTEHVAYMELIRNADRIMQMARIVRRESFLNTNATSTSLMPIPGKSGTSDTSLLPESSRRNDKTVKGSCKILSRLASSTRQSNLARAVNQFSATPSRATIAVREDVVGATPCPVEQGATPFSRSATVAALALSQSMIPFSRTATGTHTSGHQPPSAANLESCSLFSRCPSGLPRVSATTATATGLSPRPNPSTVTPMRPIKQATSVGAATPAAALATGASPAALTAAARANYSRMASAGVLPVLEADVAYVANTDVAEAVSISTYNFSRRMSSAAGVGEGAAADKGEPVRRPNRLFSRCQTAIPQTRDSMQQQQRALRRQNSATLASSKTHSSAGATCTRRQVSRAKATEAFARSKTYYTVPKSTATLSRPSRRRSGVRVSTNSSTRSTGSLGGGSPHARPSSSQHNATRLSAFYSVPPAEQARGSGKGRASMLSSNATTKPSAAEISFCNLDVMKSLRERSTSDVNRQVPTGNKPSSISNRVDLTNISSVHPRKGMAQPVPSSTGARVSAGHDTTLVSTTPVVPRLDFGALEGKR